A stretch of the Arachis stenosperma cultivar V10309 chromosome 6, arast.V10309.gnm1.PFL2, whole genome shotgun sequence genome encodes the following:
- the LOC130934422 gene encoding uncharacterized protein LOC130934422, whose product MAFDSDDADGTTRGNDDWELTARSGSEDGAVAKGKVEDEDLLDREPTPKLRYWFTDAAVVGGAAARKNATNDEVIASSVEDDAAVKGRQRTFATLVDGATVANADLRARAAMIRRPPPKPPHLNSQAAVTGGTAASGNWFLALHLHPPTLSERRGFRGRGERGGFRGRGDRGGFGGRGRSDGECSGGRWGSERGDRGGFGGSSGRWEAGRGDRGGFGGRDRSDREGSGGRWGSERGDRGGFGGSGGRWGAGRGDRSGFGGKGRSNEKGSGGRWGSERGFGGRGRGRSDQSRGWSSRRDSGGDGSSD is encoded by the exons ATGGCATTTGACAGTGATGATGCTGATGGTACCACTCGGGGCAACGACGATTGGGAACTCACGGCCAGAAGCGGCTCCGAGGACGGCGCCGTCGCGAAGGGGAAGGTGGAGGACGAGGATCTATTGGATCGGGAACCGACACCAAAGCTGCGTTACTGGTTCACAGACGCGGCGGTCGTAGGCGGAGCAGCTGCAAGAAAGAACGCGACGAACGACGAGGTGATAGCAAGCAGCGTGGAGGACGACGCTGCCGTGAAGGGGAGGCAGAGAACGTTTGCAACCCTTGTTGATGGAGCAACCGTGGCGAACGCAGATCTTCGGGCAAGAGCGGCGATGATACGGAGGCCACCACCAAAGCCACCGCATCTGAACTCGCAAGCGGCGGTCACGGGCGGAACGGCCGCGAGTGGCAATTGGTTCTTG GCTCTTCATCTGCATCCTCCTACCTTGAGTGAACGCAGGGGATTTCGTGGTCGGGGAGAACGTGGGGGCTTTCGTGGCAGAGGTGATCGTGGTGGGTTTGGTGGCAGAGGTAGATCAGATGGGGAATGTTCTGGTGGCAGATGGGGATCAGAGAGAGGAGATCGTGGTGGGTTTGGTGGTTCTAGTGGCAGATGGGAAGCAGGGAGAGGAGATCGTGGTGGGTTTGGTGGCAGAGATAGATCAGATAGGGAAGGTTCTGGTGGCAGATGGGGATCAGAGAGAGGAGATCGTGGTGGGTTTGGTGGTTCTGGTGGTAGATGGGGAGCAGGGAGAGGAGATCGTAGTGGGTTTGGTGGCAAAGGTAGATCAAATGAAAAAGGTTCTGGTGGCAGATGGGGATCAGAGAGAGGATTTGGGGGCCGAGGCCGTGGAAGGAGTGACCAATCTAGAGGTTGGAGCAGTAGAAGGGATTCTGGTGGGGATGGTTCTTCTGACTAG